In Lacrimispora indolis DSM 755, a genomic segment contains:
- a CDS encoding IMP cyclohydrolase — protein sequence MSLISLQEDLKNNSYPGRGIVMGKTPDGRKAVAAYFIMGRSENSRNRVFVEEGTGIRTQAFDPSKVTDPSLIIYAPVRVMGNKTIVTNGDHTDTIYKGMDIQLTFEQSLRCREFEPDSPNYTPRISGIMHMEGDRFNYAMSIIKSNHGNPDSCNRYTFAYDNPAAGEAHFIHTYMHDGNPLPSFEGEPKLVETLDDLDEFTAMVWESLYEENKISLFVRYIDIESGDYETRIVNKNQ from the coding sequence ATGAGTTTGATTTCTTTACAAGAGGATTTAAAGAACAATTCCTATCCTGGAAGAGGCATTGTCATGGGAAAGACGCCGGATGGCAGGAAAGCAGTTGCCGCCTATTTCATTATGGGGAGAAGCGAAAACAGCCGCAACCGCGTATTCGTGGAGGAAGGAACAGGAATACGTACCCAGGCCTTTGACCCTTCAAAGGTCACTGACCCAAGCCTTATTATTTATGCTCCGGTGCGGGTTATGGGCAATAAAACCATTGTCACAAACGGGGACCATACAGATACCATTTATAAGGGAATGGATATACAGCTGACCTTTGAGCAGTCCCTGCGGTGCAGGGAATTTGAGCCGGACAGTCCTAATTATACGCCCCGCATTTCCGGCATAATGCATATGGAGGGAGACCGCTTTAATTACGCCATGTCCATCATAAAAAGCAATCACGGGAACCCGGATTCCTGCAACCGCTATACCTTTGCCTATGACAATCCGGCGGCAGGAGAGGCTCACTTCATTCATACCTATATGCATGATGGCAATCCGCTGCCAAGCTTTGAAGGGGAGCCAAAGCTGGTAGAAACCCTGGATGATCTGGATGAGTTTACCGCCATGGTGTGGGAAAGCCTTTATGAGGAAAATAAGATCTCTCTTTTTGTAAGATATATTGACATTGAATCGGGAGACTATGAGACCCGGATCGTGAATAAAAACCAATGA